Below is a genomic region from Actinomadura sp. NAK00032.
AGACCGTGCCCCTGCTGGCCGGCCGGGAGGCCAGACCGTTGATGGGGTGGCGTGCCCGCCGATCGGGGCGTGAGCACTAGATCCATTAGGCCGCGTGCCGCGCCTTCCGCAGGCTGCAAGGAGCGAAGTACCTGACCAGGAGGACGAGTTGCTGCTGATCGGCGATGACTGGGCCGAAGACCACCATGATGTCGAGATCCAGGACGAGGCCGGCCGGAAACTGGCCGCCGCGAGGCTGCCTGAGGGTGTGGAGGGGATCGCCAAGCTGCACGAGCTCGTCGCCAAGCACGGCGGCGGGGACCTTGACGCCGCCGAGGTCGTGGTCGGGATCGAGACCGACCGCGGCTCGTGGGTGCAGGCCCTGATCGCCTCCGGCTACCGCGTCTATGCGATCAATCCCCGGCAGGTGGCCCGGTTCAAGGAGCGGTACGCCTCCTCCGGCGCCAAGAGCGACAAGGGCGACGCACACGCACTGGCCGACATGGTCCGCATCGACCGGGCCCAACTGCGGCCGGTGGCCGGGGACAGCGCCCAGGCCCAGGCCGTCAAGGTCGTCGCCCGCGCCCACCAGACCCTGATCTGGGAACGCACCCGCACCTTCCAGCGGCTGCGCAGCATGCTGCGGGAGTACTTCCCCGCCGCCCTGAACGCCTACGCCGGCCTGGCCCTGACCAGCACGGACGCACTGGAACTGCTGATCAAGGCACCCACACCGGCAGCCGGGGCCAAGCTGACCCGCACCCAGATCACCGGTGTCCTGGCCCGCGCCCGCCGACGCGACCGGGACACCAAAGCGGCCGCGATCCAGACCGCGCTGCGCCAACGACAGCTCGGCCTGCCCGAGCCGGTCACCGCCGCCTACGCGGCCACCGCCACCGCCCACGCCCATCTGATCATCGCGCTGAACGCGCAGATAGCCGCGATCGAGGAGCAGGTGAAGGCCCATTTTCGAACGCACCCGGACGCTGAGATCTACCTCTCGATGCCCGGCATCGCGGAGATCACCGGCGCCCGGGTGCTCGCCGAGTTCGGAGACGACCCCACCCGCTACGCCTCCGCCAAAGCGCGCAAGAACTACGCCGGCACCAGCCCGATCACCCGGGCATCCGGCAAGAGCCACACCGTCCAGGCCCGCTACGTCCGCAACAACCGCCTCGCCGACGCCCTGCAGACCCAGGCGTTCTCCGCCCTGCGCGCCTCCCCGGGCGCCCGCCGTTACTACGACAAGCAACGGGCCCGCGAGACCGGCTACAACCCCGCCCTGCGCCAGCTCGGCAACCGCCTCGTCGGCATCCTCCACGGATGCCTCAAGACCCGCACCCTCTACGACGAAGCAACCGCCTGGTCACACCACACCCAATCCCACGCCGCTTGACACCCAAACGACATGGGGTGTCTGACCAGACCCGGTGAAGGTTCGTGGTCACCGCACCAGCCGTACTCGGTCATGATCTTGGTGACAGTCGGGTGATGGGTGGCTCAGTTCTCGCGCTGCCATCGTCGATGAACCTTGTGGTGCCTTGCCGCGTCCCATCCCCAAAGGTGAGAAGGGGCGGTGGGGGATGTGACGCGCGGGCAGCGGTTGTCGATAGGGGCGACGTCGAAGAGTTGGACCATCTTCTGGGCACTGCTGGCACCTCTTGCTCTCGTACCGCCGGTCATCTCGCTCGTCTTGGTGCTGATCGGGCAGGGCACCGCGGCTTTCGTGTTGCTGGCCTTCCCCGTTGTCGTCGGTCCGGCCGTGCTGGTGCGGGGCCTTGCAGAGCGTCGGAAGGCGTTCTGGCTGGACGGGCCCGTGCTCATCCAGCGACGGGTAGTACGCGGATACGCGGAATGCGATCTACGCACCGCCCGATTCACGTTGCACAGGTCAGCGATGACCATGAGCGGTCGGCCGGAGCCCCGCTTGCTGATCGTCCGCCCTCCCGGCCAAGCGGCGATCCGCCTGCCGCTCGGAACCTCGGATGATCCCCTGCGCCCTCCTCCCCCGCACGAACTCGAAGCCCTGATTCGCGCCGTCTCAGCAAATCGCACCGACCCCAACGCCCCGGGAATCGTCCGCCGCCTGGGCCAGTTGGCCGAAACCTGGTAGTGCGGAGCCGCAGGATTTCGGCGCGGCCGTCATTACCTCACCGCCGGCGGCACTGCCGGCCGACCGTCCCGGAACGAGGGGTCCATCCACTCCGCGACCTTCTCCGGCGACGGCTTCCGTTTGGCCGAGCGCCACACGCGAAAGAACACCACCACGTAGGCCGCAGACAGCGTCACCGCGCGCCGTACTCGATGTCGTGCTTCTCCCCCAGGATCGAGGGAGAACGCCGGGGTCGAGATCGTTGCAACCAGCCCGACCAGCCATGCAGCACACGCCATCGCTCGAACTCGGCGGCGCCTAGCTGTACTTGGCCATGATCTCGGTGAGACCGATTCGTGCCTGCCCCGCCGGATGATCTGCAGCAGCCGGCGCCCCTCGTCCTCGGTTGACTGCCGCGCTCTGACCGGTTCTGCCACCAGCCCGGCCTCCCCTCTCGACAACGACCCGTCGCCATCAAGGGCGAAGCCGATCAACTCCCACAACCCGGACCCGGCCCGGCGTGTCACCCAACCCGGCGAACGTTCGTGGTCACCGCACTAGCTGATCTTCCAGGTGACTCCGCCGGGGGCGAGGGCGTCCAGGAACGAAGCCGCCGGGAGCACCTCGGCAGGCGCCCGGACCCCGGCAGGACCGTTGAGCCTGAGCGTGCCCTCGGCGGCGATCGCCGCGGTCGTGCCGTACGTGTCGAAGCCCTGGGCGATCCCGGTGGCGCGGCGGCCGTCCGAGGTGGTGGCCACCACGACGACCGTCCACCGCTGCCCCTGACGGGCGACGGCGTCCGGGCCCTCGGGGAACGCGTTGACGGCATCCTCGGGCACGGTCGCGCCGGAGAACCGCGCGGCAAGATCGGCCTCGACGAACCCCTGGACATGCTCGACCTGGACGTGCCTGGGAATGCTGGCGATCTCCGGCAGCGCGAACCTGGCCATCGCCACAGCACCCTGGCCGGGGAACTCCAGCTCGGCGAGCCGGGGCGGGGCATCGGCGCGCCACTCGCCGCCTTCATAGACGAGGCCGCCGGACTTGACGACGTCCGCCGTCCCGAGGAGCGACCGCATCGAACCGCGGGACATCCCTCCGCCGCCGGTCGCCGAGTGCCCGGTGAGAACCTCGTGCAGCGGCTCGCCCAGATGATCGGCCAGGAGGCGGGCGAGGAGGTCTCCGGGAACACCGCCGTCGGTCATCGCGGGCGTGACGATCACTCCCGCGCGCCGCGCGTCCTCCGAGCAACTGTCGTATATGCGCTTGATGTGGAGCTGCTCGCCCGAGGTGTCGACGTAGTGGCACCCGGCGGCGATGGCGGCGCGGACGACGGTCGTCCCCGCCGGAGTGAACGGCCCCGCGCAGTTGACGACCGCGTCCACGCCCCGGAAGGCGGCGACGAGCTCGTCATGGTCGATCCCGGCGGTACGGGTCTCGCGGCCCGCGCCGACGCCGGCGAGCCGCTCTGCGTTACGCCCCACCAGGACGACCTCGGCATCGCGCCGCTCCAGCTCGTCGAGGACGAGCCTGCCCTGGTAGCCGTAGGCGCCGTAGATTGCGATCTTCTTCATGGGTTCGAACCTAGAGGCCCGGTATGAGATCGTGAATAATCAATTGTCTCGCTTGGATACGTGATCGTCTCATCATGGACGTGCTCAGTGACGTGATCGCCTCCGTCCGGACGGGCCTCCCGCATTCGGCCCGCTCCGCCAAGCGGGCGCCCTGGGGTGGCTGGTTCCAAGCCTCGTCCGCCGCCGGGTTCCACGTGATGCTGGACGGGACGGCCTGGCTGGTGCCGCCGACCGGCGAGCCGGTGCCGGTCGGTCCCGGCGAAGTGGTGTTCCTGCCCCAGGGCAGCCCCCACGGCCTGACCGACGACCCGTCCAGGCCGCTGCAGTCCTACGAGCGGGTCGCCCTGAACGAGGTGATCGCTGTGGAGGACGACAGCGCCGACGCGGTCACGCTCTGCGGGGCATACCGAACAGACCGGGCACACTCACACCCACTCCTCGACGACCTGCCCGAGATCATTCATCTCCCCGCCGGGACCGGCCGGCATCCACGCCTCCAGGCCGCGATCGACCTGCTCGCCGCCGAGATGGAGTGTCCCGGGCCCGGCACCGACGCCGCCGTCCCGGCCCTACTCGACACGCTGCTGCTCTTCATCCTGCGGGCCTGGTACGAGGAGCAGTCGGACGCCGGATGGGCCGGCGCCCTCGGCGACCCCGGCGTCAGCACGGCGCTGCGCGCCATGCACGACGACATCGCGAGGGCCTGGACGGTCGAGGAACTGGGCAGGACGGCAGGACTGTCCCGGGCGGCGTTCGCGCGCCGATTCACGGCCCTGGTCGGACGCCCGCCACTCGGCTACCTCACCTGGTGGCGCCTGACGACGGCGGCGCGCATCCTGATCCGCGAAGACGTACCCCTGGCCGCGATCGCAAAACGCGTCGGATACGCCTCGGAGTACGCCTTCGCCAACGCCTTCAAACGCGAGTTCGGCACACCTCCAGGCCGCTACCGCTCCAGCCACCGCTGAAGAAACGGCGGCACATCCATCGCTGCAAAAATGTGATGCCGCAGCAGTACTCAACAGCTTACGATCTTGGCCCGGAACTCTTTCATGCACTGTTTCGGAGAGGGCGGGATCGTGAATCGTTTAGGAAGATGGAGGGCGGTACTGGTCGCGCTGGCGGCCGTCATGCTCGGATTCTCGGGCCTGGCGTCACCGGCCGTCGCCGAAGTATCGCCGACAGCTTGCGGTCCGTGGCTGAAAGCGCTGGACCTGCCGAGCGAGAAAATCCACTCGGGGGGAGAGGCGCAAGGCGTCCTGAAGGTGAGTTGCCCGTCACCGGTTCCGCTCGTCGTGGCGCTGACGTCCGCGGACACGTCCTGGGTGAGCGTGCCGGAAAGGGTCGTGGTGCCGGCCGGAGCAACCGAGGCGGCCTTCCCGATCCGCACGCACCAGCCGGACTACATCTACGGTGACCTCCCCGTAGCACTGACGGCGAAGCTGCGCGGCCGGACGCTGACGCAACCGGTCACCCTGCAACCCGGACTGAAGTTCGTCGACTTCGGCGACCGCACCTCGGTCTACAGCGGCGACGACGTATTCCTCACCGTCGGCATCAACGGCACGGCGCCCGAGGGCGGGATGGTCATCTCGTTGGAGAGCGACAACCCAGCCCTGAAGCTCCCGGCCAGCGTCAAGATTCCCCGCGGTGCCCTCGGCATCGGCGTTCCGCAGGTGAAGAGCACGCGCATTCCAGAGGACGCGGACGCCACCGTGACCGCCAAGCTTCCAGGCCAGAGTCTCAGCGCCACCATCAAGCTGCTCGCGTGGAACTACGACCCCGGCGACTGGAGCTTCACCGGACCGGCCGAGACGTACGGCGGGGTCTACTACAACATGACCCTGAACCTGCCGAACCCGGTGCCGCATGGCGGAATCACGGTCACCTTCAGTTCCGACAACCCGAAACTCCAGTACCCGCCCAGCCCTCGGCAGTACCCGGAGGGTTACACCGGAACATCTCAGGTCCAGGTCTCGATGCCGCCCGATATCGACGGCGACGTCACCATCACGGCGAATATCGAGGGTGTGGGGACCCGGAGTCATACCGTGCGGGTGCATCCCGGTCTCGTCGGGTTGGACGTCGAACCGATGCTCATCACGGGCGGGGAGCCTTTCGTGGCCACCGTCCGCCTCGGGACGGCCACGAGCGTGCCGATCACCGTCCAGCTCGAAAGCAGTGACCCGGTGGTCCAACTCCCCGCCGAGGTGACCATCCCGGCGGGCCAGTCTTCGGCCACCGTCCAGGGGACGACGTCTGCGGTGAGCGACTTCGCGTCCTCCACCCTCACGGCACGACTCCCGAACGGCAGTACCTGGGAGACCACCGTCTTCCTGGATGCCGCGTCCTGACCGCCCACCGGCCCTCGGGCTTCCTGCCAGTCCAGGAGGTCCGAGGGCCGAACACGGCAAGAGCGCCCGCCGCTGAGCACGTCCTGCGTCAGTCGATGACCGCTGCGACGGCCTCGATCTCCACCAACTGGTCGTGGTAGCCGAGGACGGTCACGCCCATCAGGGTGCTGGGCACGTCGTGGTCACCGAACGCGTCGCGCACGACCTGCCAGGCCGTCACCAGATCCTCCTGGCGGGTGGACGCGACGAGGACCCGCGTGCTGACGACGTCCTCCAGTGAGGCACCGGCGTCCGCAAGGGCGGTTCGGAGGTTATCGACGCACGTGGCCGCCTGCCCCGCGTAGTCGCCGATCGCGGCCGTGGAGCCGTCCGCGTTGAGCGGGCACGACCCCGCGAGGAAGATGAGCCGCGCCTCGGCGGGCGCGGTGGCCGCGTACGCGTACTCGGCGACGTCCGAGAGCGACGCGGAACGAATCAAGGTGACGGCACGGGCCATGAAGACTCCCCTAGAGATGACCAGCGGTCTCGCGATCGTCTCAGCGAAGAGGCAACGCCCTCACCTGATTTTTGGTCCCGCGCGCCGTCCACGACCGGGGCTGTGGCAGGCAATCACCTTGGCGGTGGCCTCCTCCCGCAATGACGTGACGGTGATGTGGCTCTCCGTGACTGGCAAGGCAGGACGGCATTCCCGGATGCTTGCTCAAGCCCACTGCCGAGGATGAACGTGGAACCCGTGCCGTGTTGGGGCACCCTCGACCAGGGAGTGCGCGTTATGGCGCTGCGTTTCCTCGGCAAGGACCCGGACAGCAAGGACGGCGACTCGCCTTCGCTAGGTATGACGACGATGACGGCAGCGTGGTGGTACAGGGATGGAAGAAAGGCGCCCCGGCGGTGGTCGCCGAACTACTGGAGACCTCCGGCCGGGACCGCATCCCGCCGCACGAGGACGTGGTCCGGATTCCGGGCCGTCTTCCGCCACTGCTCAGGGAGTTGGCGAATGAGCACGATCCCCACGCCCGCTGACCTTCTGGCTTCGGCCCGGGTCAGCGCCGTCCACCTTGAGATGCGGGACGCCTATGCAGTGGACCGGGAGGACGAGGAGTTCAAGGCATGGAAGGCGGGATACCGGGATGACCCCGGCGACCCGGCGTCGTGGTGGAGACCGTGGCTCAGTCTCGTCCAGGAGGTGAACGCGCGAGGTTCGAGTACGCCGCCTTCATGGAGCTCACCGGGTCGGCCGTCACGTGCGCGGCCGCCCGCGAGTTGATCACTAGAGTGCGCGACGCGCTGGCCTGACGGCCGTGCCACACATTGCCACACTCATACCGCCCATGAAGGCCACTGACTTAGCGTAGCGGTCAATGTACAACGCGTGGAGAAGCGGGAGGTTCGAACGGGCTCGCACGAGGACAAGAAAGACAAAGACGGCCAGTGGGAGAAGCCGATACCCCCTGCGGAGAAGGGCGATCCGAAAGGCGGAGGCAAGCACGAGAAAGGTGGCACGTAGGTGGCCGACGCGGCGGAGCTGTCCGCCCGGCTGATCGGCGTACTCGCCGAGGCCGGCGACCTGGGGCCGGAGTGGCGCGGACCGTTCGAGGCGGTCGCCAGGCATCGGTTCGTCCCTGACACGGTGTGGGTCGAGGACGGCGACCTTCTGGTGCCGGTGGACCGAGCGGACGACGAGGCCGCATGGCTGGAGCTGAGCTACGCCAACGAGGCAGTGATCACGCAAGTTGACGACGGCGTCCCGTCCTTGCCGGGGCGGGTCGGCAGGGAGATCACCAGTTCGGCCAGCCGTCCCGACGTCGTCGCGCGGATGCTCGCGGCCCTGGAGGTCGAACCGGGCATGAACGTGCTGGAGATCGGTACGGGCACGGGATGGAACGCCGCGCTCCTGACCGAACGGACCGGAGCCGGCCAGGTGACGTCGGTGGAGGTGGATCCGGCGGTGGCCGACCGTGCCCGCCGCGCCCTGCGGGCAACGGGTCACGAACTCACGGTCGCGGTCGGCGACGGCGAACTGGGCCACCCGGCGTCGGGGCCGTTCGACCGGGTCATCGCAACGGCGGCAGCTCACCGGGTGCCGCACGCTTGGGCGGAACAGACACGTCCGGGCGGTCGGGTCCTGGTGCCATGGACCACTGACTTCCACAACGGCGCGCTGGTGTCCTTCGTGGTGTCACCGGACGCCACCATGCGAGGCCAGATCGTCGGGAACGTGGCGTTCATGCGCTTGCGGGCCCAGCGCGGCAAGCGCGCCTCACTGGACCGGGACGTGGACGAGGCCGCCGAGGCCCGCAGGTCGTCCACGCACACGCACCCGTACTCCGTCCTGGGGGAGTACGACGCGTCCCTGGCGATCGGGCTGAAGGTGCCGCACTGCAAGCTGATCGTCACCCACCACGACGGCGGCGCGTACACGGTGTGGCTGGTCGATCCGTGGTCGGGGTCATGGGCCGGCCTGGACGTCGAGCCGGGTGCGGCGGTGTTCCCAGTCCGGCAGTTCGGCGACCGCGACCTGTGGCAGGAGGTGGAGGACGCCTACCACTGGTGGGACGCCCTCGACCGTCCCACCGCCGACCGCTGGGGCCTGACCGTCACCCCCGCCGACCAGTACGTCTGGCTCGACACCGAAGAACACCGAATCGCCGGTGGTGGGCCTCCCGCCCGATGACCTGCTGCTGGCGGACCTGACCGCGCCGACGTGGCGGGAGGTGTCGGGGGTGCCGCCGCGGTGCGCGCGTCCCGTCCAACGCTGACCCCGGAGCCTTGAACGGTAACCGAACAGCCAGTCACGTAAGGGAGTTCGGTGGGCGCGTCCTATCGTGACCGGCCGTTCCTTCAGGGCCCGCCCCTGATCATGTTGCAAGCTCTTTGAAGCTTATCTCGGCCCTACACCAAGGATGTTTCTCTTATGTGATGAGCGGATCCAGTGAGCCCTCCGCGGCCGTCTTCCTCACTCTGCTGGCCATCGGTGGGTTCTTCATGGCTTTCGGCGTACCAAGCATGCTTCGGAGCAGAGCCCTGCGGCGGACCGGAGCCTCGGCGGTCGGGAAGGTCGTCAATATCCGCAGTCAGGTGACCGACGGCGGGACAACGGTGTACTCCCCGGTTGTGGCTTGGCACACCCCTGACGGCCGTGAATACGAGTACTGCCCCTTGGAGTATTCGAGCTCAAAGAGACGCTTCAGGCTGGGCACTGAGCTGGTGATCCGCTACGATCCGGCCAATCCTGATCACCGGCCGAAGCTGCGGGGCAGCGTCGGAAATGTCCTCGACTGGATCTCCGCGGTGGTCGGTGCCGCAGTCTTCTGCGCGGGGCTGGTCGCCTTGGTGCTGTTCTTGTTGTGACACCGCCGCACCACCATGCGGCCGGGGGCGGCCGGGGGGAGGATCCGGGAGGGGGCGGGCGAGCAGCCCGCACGCCGCGTGACCGCTCCCTAGCCTGGAGCGATGCCAGACAAACCAGGCCACGCCATCGCCGTCTACAAACGGGGTCATCGGTGACCTTCCGGACGCGGTGGTCGAGGAGATCCACCGCGCGCCGGCTCCGCAACGAGCTGGTGGAGATCGAGTACACCTACGCCGAACGGCTGGAGGAAATCCATTTCAGGTGGAGTACCCGGCGCGCCCAACCACTGCGAGCGTGATCGGCTACCGGCGGTGGGCGGACCACGTGCGGGCGGCCGTGGTCATTGCGGCGAGCCAGGTGGCGGTGGGGCGCTGGTCGGCGAGCGTGGCGTACATGGACGCGTTGGCGTCGGCGAACGCGTCGATCGCCGCCGGGTCGGCCCCCTTCCATGCAGGGCAGCCCGACGCCCACCCCTCGGCCTGCTCTGGACTGTGTCCGGACGCGACGAGCTGGAGCACCAGGAGCGCCGGGTCGATGAAGGCGGCGCCGCGTGTAGGCCATGCCCAGTCGACCGCCCATACCCGGTCTGCGATGAGGATGTTCGAGGGATGGATATCGGTGTAAAGCAGGGCGTCGCCGCGGAACAGGCCAGGCCGGTCGGTGTACCGGTCCCAGCGGGTCTCGTGCCAGGCAGTTGCGATGTCGGGCAGCGGGAGAGCACCGATGCGGGTGAGGACGTCCACGACGGCTGGAAGGTCAGACGAGCCGGGCGCGAAGTCGGCGTGGCGGGCGTCAACGGCCGCGAACCCGAGCGCCAGCCATTCCGGGTTCTCGGACTGCCAGTGCACGGCCGGAGAGATCGGGCGGACGTGCTGGTTGATGAGACCTTCCCGGACCAGCGACTCGCGTCGGCCGCCGGGGCGGTTGCGGACCGCCTTGACGAACCAGTCGCCTTTCTCTCCGGTCACCAGGGCGGTGAGGTCCGAGGAGAAGCCGCGCTCGGTCGGCTCGACGCTGACCAGGGCACCGGTGTGCGGGTGCAGTGCCTCGGCGAGTCCATCCGGCGCGGGAAGGTCACTCAACGGGATCTCCTGTCATGCCTTCGGGCCACAAAGAAGCCCCGGACTCTCGAAGAGGCCGGGGCTCCTACGCGATCTGGCTAACGCTTCAGGGACGCCAGGAGGGTATTGAACTCGGCACGCCGCATGACCAGCTTTGGGCCGTCAGGGTCCTTTGAGTCGCGGACGCCCATGCCCTCCGGGAGAGCGGCCAGTTCTACGCACTCGCCCCCGGTAGAAGTCGAGCGAGTGGACTTCCGCCAGACCGCACTGTTCGTTTCCACATCCTTGCCTCCTGATGAAGTTGCCGTGGTCGCCGTTCTCTCGATGGCTCGGGGAGTGCTGATGGCCGGGGGTGTCAGCGCTTCAGGGTCGCGATCAGTACGGCGAACTCTGCATGGTTGACCAGGAGTTTCGGGCCGTCGGGGTTCTTGCTGTCGCGGATGCCGATCGTCCCCGTGAGGTTGGCGACCTCGATGCACTCGCCTCCGTTGCCTCCGCTGTGGCTGGACTTGCGCCACTGGGCGTTCAGATCTTCCATCGTTCTTCCGCCGTTCTGCGAATCAGGTCTCTCGACATGCCCGTGGGGAGCGCCAACGAGCGGATCTCTCGAAGCGCCCGGCGCATTGCTCCCACGTCCTCGCTGTCCTCCATGGTGAAGCCGCGAGCGAAGCATTCGACATAGGCGACTTCCCGAAGGTCCTCAAGCGTCGCGATCGTGAACGAGCCGATGCTACCGAGGTGATCACCCCGGCATGGGGACGACCTGGATGGACAGGTTTGAGCTGGACATCTCGACCAGGTGGTTCAGTTGGTCGTACATGATCTGCGGGTTGCCGACCTCACGCTGAAGGACGGCTTCGTCTATGAGGAACGAGCAACCGGGCGGGGCCGGTTCCACCCGGGAAAGGATGTCTTGCCGCCTCATCCGGGCTTCTACGGCCTCTTCGTCGCCGTACAGCAGGACGTTGGCGTACTCCGGAATCTGAAGCAGGCCATGGACCAGGCCGAGGCTGTAGGAGACCAGCTCCACGGCTGCCTCTTCGATGCTCACCCAGTCGAACCACACTGGGAAGGCCGAGTCTTTCACCAAGTCATCCCACAGGGCGACCAGCTCGCCGTCCGCCTCGAAGACTTTGTCCATGGCTTCGGCGAACTCACGGGTGCAGCGGGTCCGACCGGTCTCGATCGCTCCGATGTACTGCGGGGTGACGCCTTCGCCGTCTCGAGCCCTGCGGGCGAGGCTCTCCTGACTCCAGCCCTTTGCCTCGCGGAATCGGCGGAGCCGGCGACCGAACGGGAGGAGGGCCGGACTTACCTTGGCCCTGTAGCGGCGCGGTGTCATAGCGTCATCGTCCCTCAACCGGGACTCAACCGGCTAGCAAGTCAGGTGAACTCGCGGGTGCAGACTTGTCTTGCTCCACCTGCGCTTTGTTACGCTCCGCGCCTGCCTGGTGGCTGAATGGTGGCCGTTTCAATCCCGGAGAGGTTAGGTCACAGCCATGGCAACAACAGCGCTCGTCCCAGAGGCTCCGTCCACGCTCGTCCTCGATCCAGACAGCGAAGCTCCCGGCCTCGCGCGGAAGTGGCTGGGGGAGCGGTTCGCCGAGTGGGGGATCGCGGACGACTACGTGGGCCGGCTCGTGGTGTGCGAGTTGGTCACCAACAGCTACCTGCACGGGAAAGGGCAGATCGTCGTGCGGGTGTTCCGGGACGGGCGTGACGGCCGTCCCGTCGTGGAGGTGCGGGACGACGGGGACGGGCGGCCGGAGATCCAGCCGGAGAACTACGCCGCCTCCTCCGGACGGGGGCTGCTGCTGGTGGCCGAACTCGTCCACGACTGGGGCGTTCGGCCGCTCGACGAGGGCGGCAAGGTCACGTGGGCCAAGCTTCGCTGAGCAGGCGATGGACGAGCACGTGATGCTGCTGCTGGTTCAGCACCTCTTCCCGGAGTGGACGATCGGGCGAGATGGGGACGGTGTCTGGCGGGCCGCCGGACGTGTCCTCATCTCGGCGACTGAGCTGGACGGGTTGTTGGACGCGCTTGGCGGCGCTGATCCTGATGCTGCTCGGCGTGCCGTTCTGGTGCTGACCGAGTGCGGATGAGCGCTGGTCAGGGGGTTAGGCGGTTGTGGATGTCTTCTCGTAGGGCGCCCTTGGCCACCTTGCCGCCCGAGGAGCGGGGGAGGGCGTCCAGGACGATCAGGTGTTCTGGGTGCCATTCGCGGGAGACGCCTCGGTCGGTGAGGTGGGCGGTCAGGTCTTCCAGGGTCAGCTTTGTGCCTGGGTGTAGTTCGGCGTAGACGCAGACTCGTTCGCCGAAGACTTCGTCCGGCATCGCTACTGCGGCGGCCAGGGCTACTGAGGGGTGGGTGCCCACCTCTTCTTCTACGGCGGCTGCGCTGATGTTCTTGCCGCCTCGGATGATGAGGTCGCTCAGGCGGCC
It encodes:
- a CDS encoding DUF3592 domain-containing protein → MSGSSEPSAAVFLTLLAIGGFFMAFGVPSMLRSRALRRTGASAVGKVVNIRSQVTDGGTTVYSPVVAWHTPDGREYEYCPLEYSSSKRRFRLGTELVIRYDPANPDHRPKLRGSVGNVLDWISAVVGAAVFCAGLVALVLFLL
- a CDS encoding saccharopine dehydrogenase NADP-binding domain-containing protein → MKKIAIYGAYGYQGRLVLDELERRDAEVVLVGRNAERLAGVGAGRETRTAGIDHDELVAAFRGVDAVVNCAGPFTPAGTTVVRAAIAAGCHYVDTSGEQLHIKRIYDSCSEDARRAGVIVTPAMTDGGVPGDLLARLLADHLGEPLHEVLTGHSATGGGGMSRGSMRSLLGTADVVKSGGLVYEGGEWRADAPPRLAELEFPGQGAVAMARFALPEIASIPRHVQVEHVQGFVEADLAARFSGATVPEDAVNAFPEGPDAVARQGQRWTVVVVATTSDGRRATGIAQGFDTYGTTAAIAAEGTLRLNGPAGVRAPAEVLPAASFLDALAPGGVTWKIS
- a CDS encoding helix-turn-helix transcriptional regulator, producing MTPRRYRAKVSPALLPFGRRLRRFREAKGWSQESLARRARDGEGVTPQYIGAIETGRTRCTREFAEAMDKVFEADGELVALWDDLVKDSAFPVWFDWVSIEEAAVELVSYSLGLVHGLLQIPEYANVLLYGDEEAVEARMRRQDILSRVEPAPPGCSFLIDEAVLQREVGNPQIMYDQLNHLVEMSSSNLSIQVVPMPG
- a CDS encoding protein kinase, whose amino-acid sequence is MSDLPAPDGLAEALHPHTGALVSVEPTERGFSSDLTALVTGEKGDWFVKAVRNRPGGRRESLVREGLINQHVRPISPAVHWQSENPEWLALGFAAVDARHADFAPGSSDLPAVVDVLTRIGALPLPDIATAWHETRWDRYTDRPGLFRGDALLYTDIHPSNILIADRVWAVDWAWPTRGAAFIDPALLVLQLVASGHSPEQAEGWASGCPAWKGADPAAIDAFADANASMYATLADQRPTATWLAAMTTAARTWSAHRR
- a CDS encoding AraC family transcriptional regulator, which produces MDVLSDVIASVRTGLPHSARSAKRAPWGGWFQASSAAGFHVMLDGTAWLVPPTGEPVPVGPGEVVFLPQGSPHGLTDDPSRPLQSYERVALNEVIAVEDDSADAVTLCGAYRTDRAHSHPLLDDLPEIIHLPAGTGRHPRLQAAIDLLAAEMECPGPGTDAAVPALLDTLLLFILRAWYEEQSDAGWAGALGDPGVSTALRAMHDDIARAWTVEELGRTAGLSRAAFARRFTALVGRPPLGYLTWWRLTTAARILIREDVPLAAIAKRVGYASEYAFANAFKREFGTPPGRYRSSHR
- a CDS encoding DUF6879 family protein: MSTIPTPADLLASARVSAVHLEMRDAYAVDREDEEFKAWKAGYRDDPGDPASWWRPWLSLVQEVNARGSSTPPSWSSPGRPSRARPPAS
- a CDS encoding DUF397 domain-containing protein; translation: MEDLNAQWRKSSHSGGNGGECIEVANLTGTIGIRDSKNPDGPKLLVNHAEFAVLIATLKR
- a CDS encoding RidA family protein, which translates into the protein MARAVTLIRSASLSDVAEYAYAATAPAEARLIFLAGSCPLNADGSTAAIGDYAGQAATCVDNLRTALADAGASLEDVVSTRVLVASTRQEDLVTAWQVVRDAFGDHDVPSTLMGVTVLGYHDQLVEIEAVAAVID
- a CDS encoding IS110 family transposase, which encodes MLLIGDDWAEDHHDVEIQDEAGRKLAAARLPEGVEGIAKLHELVAKHGGGDLDAAEVVVGIETDRGSWVQALIASGYRVYAINPRQVARFKERYASSGAKSDKGDAHALADMVRIDRAQLRPVAGDSAQAQAVKVVARAHQTLIWERTRTFQRLRSMLREYFPAALNAYAGLALTSTDALELLIKAPTPAAGAKLTRTQITGVLARARRRDRDTKAAAIQTALRQRQLGLPEPVTAAYAATATAHAHLIIALNAQIAAIEEQVKAHFRTHPDAEIYLSMPGIAEITGARVLAEFGDDPTRYASAKARKNYAGTSPITRASGKSHTVQARYVRNNRLADALQTQAFSALRASPGARRYYDKQRARETGYNPALRQLGNRLVGILHGCLKTRTLYDEATAWSHHTQSHAA
- a CDS encoding Scr1 family TA system antitoxin-like transcriptional regulator; this translates as MGSFTIATLEDLREVAYVECFARGFTMEDSEDVGAMRRALREIRSLALPTGMSRDLIRRTAEERWKI
- a CDS encoding DUF397 domain-containing protein; the protein is METNSAVWRKSTRSTSTGGECVELAALPEGMGVRDSKDPDGPKLVMRRAEFNTLLASLKR
- a CDS encoding methyltransferase domain-containing protein: MADAAELSARLIGVLAEAGDLGPEWRGPFEAVARHRFVPDTVWVEDGDLLVPVDRADDEAAWLELSYANEAVITQVDDGVPSLPGRVGREITSSASRPDVVARMLAALEVEPGMNVLEIGTGTGWNAALLTERTGAGQVTSVEVDPAVADRARRALRATGHELTVAVGDGELGHPASGPFDRVIATAAAHRVPHAWAEQTRPGGRVLVPWTTDFHNGALVSFVVSPDATMRGQIVGNVAFMRLRAQRGKRASLDRDVDEAAEARRSSTHTHPYSVLGEYDASLAIGLKVPHCKLIVTHHDGGAYTVWLVDPWSGSWAGLDVEPGAAVFPVRQFGDRDLWQEVEDAYHWWDALDRPTADRWGLTVTPADQYVWLDTEEHRIAGGGPPAR